CCGCGGCCGTCGTCGGGGCAGTGTGGCCGGGCGTCACCTACACGCCTGGCTGGGGGCCGCTGGGTTGGCTGGCCCTGACCGCGGTGTGCGGGCAGATCGGTGGCTGGCTCTTGATCGCCCTGGCCACCTCGCAGCTGAGCAGCACGGCGAGCGCGGCCATGCTGCTGCTGACCCCCGTCGGCGCGATCGGCCTGGCCGCTGTCGTCCTCGGCGAACACCCCACGATGCCGCAGCTGCTCGGCTGCGCCCTGATCCTCGCCTGCGCCTACGCGGCATCCACATCCGGCTCCGCGCGGCGCCGGATCGTCGTCACCGTCCGGAAACGGCTGAGCGTCCTTCGGGGCCACGCCATGTGAAAGCCCGCTTATTCGTCCGCCTTTCACGGCCGACGGCCGCGCTGGTGACCGGCCGCGATCACAGTGCCCTTGCCCCTTCGGGCGAGCCCGCGACCGGCTCGTCACGGGCGCGGGCTCGGCATGCAACATCAGGTTCCCTGCGGTCACGGTCGCGCTGCGGCCGGGCGGACGCGTGCAGCCGGTTCAGGAGGTGAACCCGCCGTCATTCGACAGCTGTCGAATGACGGCTCCGCTGGGCGTGGGCAGAACGATATTCAGTCGATGGTGCAGCCGGAGACAGGCTTTCCGGCGAGGCGATCCAGCAGATAGGTGATCGCGTTGTCGGGACCGAATCCGTCGATCATCTCGGGTCCGAAATGGTTCGGAACGGTGGCGCCCGGCAGGATCGGCGGCAGGTCGTTGGTGCGGAAGGTGACCGTAGCGCCCTTCGCGCACCAATCCTCGGCGAGCCGGCGCGCCTGGCCGTAGGGGACGGTGTCGTCGTTCAGGCCACTGGTGATCAGCACCGGCGTCACCGGAGTGCGGTTGCCGACGCGCATCTCGGCCAGAACGGGAGCGGCTTCGGGAATCGCGGCCAGATGCTCGGTCAGCGAACGGCCGTCGTTGGTCATCGCGCCGGTCCTCATGAAGGCGTGCCGGGTGATGATGTCGCCGATGCATTCGTCGCTGAGCGTCTCCAGCATCGCGCGCCCAGCGGGGCTGGTCACCCGGTCGACGGCCTTCTGCAGTTCGGGATAGCGGGCGAGCAGACCGTTGATCGCGAATCCGATGGCGCCACTGATGAGCGAGCCGTCGATGCGCTCGAGGATCGCGGCCAGGTCCGCGACCGGCCCGCCGGCCCAGGTCCCTTTCAGGGCGAGTTCGGGCGCGTACTCCGGTTGCAGCTCCGCCGCGGCCGCGGTGGCCCCGCCGCCTTGGGAATAACCCCACAACACCAGCGGTGTCTCGGGACCGACTCCAGCGAGGTTGTTGGCCGCGCGGGCGCCGTCGAGGACGGCATGCGCCGACTCGATCCGGTTGGCGTAGGTGTGGATTCCCGGTGTGCCCAGACCGATGTAATCGGTCACCAGCACCCGTGCGCCCAGACCGCTCCACACCACCGAGGCGGGCAGTTCCTGATTGGCCGACAGGCCCGGCGAGGGGTCGGTGAACACCGTGACCCCAGTGGAGAAGGCCACCGACATCGCGCAGCGGTCGCCCTGGCCGGAGGTGCCCGGGCCGATGACCACCGTCGGGCGCGGCCCCGGCCCCTGCCAGGGACCGGTGGCGTCGATGAAAGTTCCGGACACCGCGACCGGCGACCCGTCCTGCAGCCGCGAGGTGTACATGACGTGCTGCGCCTTGCCCGGCCATCCCTTGTCCGTGGGCAGCGTCGCGAACAGCGCCATCGGCGCGGTCTTGATGATCGCGCCCGGTTCCGGCGGGATCTGCGCGGGCGGGACGTAGAAATCGCCCACCGGGGCGGCCGCGGCCTCGCGCGTGTCCATCCCCACCCCGGTCACCACGGCGACGCACACCGCGGCCACCGCCACCGCCACCGGAGCGGCCCAGCGCCGCAACGCCGCCCGAGAACGCCCATGCTGTCGATACATCGATCAACTCTCCGTGAATTCCACCCGGCACCGTCGCCGGAGTGACCTCAGCCGCGATAGCCGCTGGACATGAGACATGTCACAACCGCAGGCCCACCGTAGAGTAACACGATTACTACGCCTATGAATCCAGTTGGTGTCAGATTTTCGCTCAGCGCGCCGACCTACCAGCTCGCCGGCAGCTCGTACAACCCGTAGGCCACCCGGTCGTGCTCGAGCTGCACTTCTTCGAAGGAATCGCCAAGCGCAGGACGGGAATTCGCCGCACCAGCGCCCGGCCGACGATTGGCGATTCCGCCCGGGCGATCCGCTGCCCCACACACTGCCGCGGCGCCCACGGCATCACCGGCGGGCATACCCCGACCCCGGTGGGAACCTGACCGCCGCGTACACCCCGGCAAGTCGGTGCGCATCGCGAACTCGCTGCTCACGGAATCGGGAGTAATTGTCGCGCAAAGCTTCTCGCCGGTCAGCGGCCTGGCGGCGCGTCGGCTCACCGGGTAAAGTGATCGTTGTACTCTTCTCGTGGCAGCCTGGTCGCCGCTTCGCGGCACCGCACACATGCAGGAGGAATGCCGGATGGTCCTCCCCGAAGTACCGATCCCACGACGCGAACCGGGCGACGCGGCAGCGCATCCGGGCGACTCGGCCGACCGATCGTGACGACCCGGGACGTGGCGGTGCACCGCCGGTTGCGTTCGGACAAGCGCGCTTCCATCTTGCGAGGAGCCCGCGCGGTGTTCTGCCGCGACGGCTATGCCCGCGCCTCTGTCGATGCCATCGCACGCGAATCCGCGGTTTCGACGCGAACCATCTACAAGCACTTCGCTGATAAGAAACAGCTGTTCACCGCGGTGATGGTCGACAGCGCGGCGCACGCGCGCGCCAGTCGATGCGCTGCGATCGAACACCACCTCGGCGAGATGGTGGACCTCGAGGCCGATTTGATCGCCCTGGGCCGGGCGTTTGTCGTCGGTGGCGACGAGCACCACTTCGCCCTTGTCCGCCAGATCCGCGCCGAGGCCGATCACATTCCCGGCGCGGTCCTCGACGTGTGGCTCGACTCC
Above is a genomic segment from Nocardia sputorum containing:
- a CDS encoding lipase family protein, with the protein product MYRQHGRSRAALRRWAAPVAVAVAAVCVAVVTGVGMDTREAAAAPVGDFYVPPAQIPPEPGAIIKTAPMALFATLPTDKGWPGKAQHVMYTSRLQDGSPVAVSGTFIDATGPWQGPGPRPTVVIGPGTSGQGDRCAMSVAFSTGVTVFTDPSPGLSANQELPASVVWSGLGARVLVTDYIGLGTPGIHTYANRIESAHAVLDGARAANNLAGVGPETPLVLWGYSQGGGATAAAAELQPEYAPELALKGTWAGGPVADLAAILERIDGSLISGAIGFAINGLLARYPELQKAVDRVTSPAGRAMLETLSDECIGDIITRHAFMRTGAMTNDGRSLTEHLAAIPEAAPVLAEMRVGNRTPVTPVLITSGLNDDTVPYGQARRLAEDWCAKGATVTFRTNDLPPILPGATVPNHFGPEMIDGFGPDNAITYLLDRLAGKPVSGCTID
- a CDS encoding TetR/AcrR family transcriptional regulator, yielding MAVHRRLRSDKRASILRGARAVFCRDGYARASVDAIARESAVSTRTIYKHFADKKQLFTAVMVDSAAHARASRCAAIEHHLGEMVDLEADLIALGRAFVVGGDEHHFALVRQIRAEADHIPGAVLDVWLDSGPRAVHAALAEKFAQLAARGVLHLDDPQRAAVHFVLLAAGEANDRTFWGAVTAEPGVVEADVTSGVRAFLRAYGAASTH